A window of Christiangramia forsetii KT0803 contains these coding sequences:
- a CDS encoding 3-deoxy-D-manno-octulosonic acid transferase, with protein sequence MHRIYNLLVKLSGVVLKSAGSFSPKLKEFTEGRKDLFSKLEKNIDPSQEYLWIHAASLGEFEMAVPVLKMLKEKYPDTKTVVSFFSPSGYKNKKQHPLVDNFTYLPLDTPGNAENFLNIVQPKMAFFIKYDFWPNFLNELKKRQIRTFLVSGVFRKDQAFFKAYGKWMRKSLLAFEHFFVQNKESEALLNSIGFNNVTIGGDTRFDRVAAQIEADNRIDFIEEFKEDKILVVCGSTWPDDEKLLLKFINSSTNIKFIIAPHEIKAEKIEQLERELQIPSIRFSEKKGKDLKNYSVLILDTIGFLGRAYSYANIAYVGGAAGTTGLHNILEPATFGIPIIIGENFSKFPEAERLRQLAGLFSVKNSEELSAIMNKLFLNSEFRDKTGMIAGHYINSNTGATRILEKYL encoded by the coding sequence GTGCATAGAATTTACAATCTACTGGTAAAGCTAAGCGGAGTCGTTCTTAAATCGGCAGGGAGCTTTAGTCCTAAACTGAAAGAATTTACTGAGGGCAGAAAAGATCTTTTTTCGAAACTCGAAAAGAATATTGATCCTTCCCAGGAGTATTTGTGGATACATGCTGCCTCTTTAGGAGAATTTGAAATGGCAGTTCCGGTTTTAAAAATGCTGAAAGAGAAATATCCGGATACAAAAACGGTTGTCAGTTTCTTTTCTCCTTCGGGCTATAAGAATAAAAAGCAACATCCATTAGTAGACAACTTCACATATTTACCACTCGACACTCCTGGAAATGCTGAAAATTTCCTGAATATCGTTCAGCCGAAAATGGCATTTTTTATCAAGTATGATTTTTGGCCAAATTTTCTGAATGAATTAAAAAAGAGGCAGATTAGAACATTTCTTGTTTCGGGAGTTTTTAGAAAAGATCAGGCATTCTTTAAGGCTTATGGGAAATGGATGAGAAAATCTTTACTAGCTTTTGAACATTTCTTTGTTCAGAATAAGGAATCTGAAGCACTTTTGAATTCCATTGGTTTTAATAATGTTACTATTGGAGGAGACACAAGATTTGATCGCGTTGCAGCACAAATAGAAGCAGATAATCGGATAGATTTTATTGAAGAATTTAAGGAAGATAAAATTCTAGTGGTTTGCGGTAGTACCTGGCCGGATGATGAAAAACTACTATTAAAATTTATTAATAGCTCTACCAATATCAAGTTTATAATTGCACCGCACGAGATCAAAGCCGAAAAGATTGAGCAACTGGAACGTGAGCTACAGATCCCGTCGATAAGATTTTCAGAAAAGAAGGGAAAAGATCTAAAAAACTATTCAGTATTAATTCTGGATACTATCGGATTTTTGGGAAGAGCCTATAGTTATGCAAATATTGCTTACGTAGGTGGCGCCGCTGGTACCACCGGGCTTCATAATATCCTGGAACCTGCCACGTTCGGCATCCCCATTATAATAGGGGAGAATTTTAGCAAATTCCCTGAAGCTGAACGATTAAGACAATTAGCCGGATTGTTTTCTGTTAAAAATTCAGAAGAACTTTCTGCCATAATGAATAAACTATTTTTAAATTCAGAATTCAGGGATAAGACGGGGATGATCGCCGGTCACTATATAAATAGTAATACCGGAGCCACAAGGATTTTGGAGAAATACCTTTAA
- a CDS encoding heavy metal translocating P-type ATPase — MSEHNHGCCEPHNDGIFGNKTELIFAVISGVFLLIGFLLDTFSELDFIFILVPYLISYGFGGYYTLKDAIQEISRGNFQIDFLMLVAAVGAALLDKWAEGALLLFLFSLGHALEHLAMDKARKSIESLTKLSPKIALRKEGDDFVEVPIGELKIGDVIRIKPNSTVSADGLLISGRTNINQSPITGESIPVDKEPIEDINKDYENDKEIPEKSRVYAGTINGDNSIEIKVIKESQDSTLNRLITMVQEAQDKKSPTQLLTDKFEKFYVPGVLILIVLLNFAFLVVDESWQDSFYRSMAALVAASPCALAISTPSAVLSGIARAAKGGVLIKGGKPLEDLGTLRALAFDKTGTLTEGKPKMTDMVLLNGLSNDEFLQKVIALESSSNHPLAKAVVRDGKTKMTKLNGFPEVKNSEAVQGKGIKGTVDGEMVQIGNLELFEDAGIPSEVEKKVKDLEKEGKTVMLVHSNNEFSGIVALMDTPRKAAKPTLAKLKKIGIRKMIMLTGDNQQVANAVASEIGLTDAYGSLLPEEKVDRIKKLEKEESKIAMVGDGVNDAPAMANSTVGIAMGAAGSDVALETADIALMADKLEILPFAIALSRKAQQVVKQNLWISLGVVALLLPATIFGWANIGIAVVFHEGSTIVVVLNALRLLAFKDKYSNI; from the coding sequence ATGTCTGAACATAATCACGGATGCTGTGAACCACATAATGATGGAATCTTTGGTAATAAAACTGAATTGATATTTGCGGTAATTAGTGGGGTATTCTTATTAATCGGTTTTCTGCTTGATACCTTTAGTGAACTTGATTTTATTTTTATTCTGGTTCCGTATCTAATTTCTTATGGTTTTGGAGGTTATTATACTTTAAAGGATGCTATCCAGGAAATTTCTAGAGGCAATTTTCAGATTGATTTTCTTATGCTCGTGGCGGCAGTTGGAGCTGCACTTTTGGATAAATGGGCTGAAGGAGCGCTTCTTTTATTCTTATTTAGTCTTGGCCATGCGTTAGAACATCTCGCTATGGACAAGGCTAGAAAATCTATTGAGTCGCTCACGAAACTTTCTCCAAAGATCGCTTTGCGAAAAGAAGGAGATGACTTTGTAGAAGTGCCCATTGGAGAATTAAAGATTGGAGATGTAATAAGAATAAAACCTAATTCTACTGTAAGTGCAGACGGATTGCTTATTAGTGGGAGAACAAATATTAATCAGTCACCAATTACCGGTGAAAGTATTCCTGTAGATAAAGAACCGATCGAAGATATAAATAAGGATTATGAAAATGATAAGGAGATTCCTGAAAAAAGCAGGGTCTACGCCGGAACTATTAACGGGGACAACAGCATAGAGATAAAGGTTATTAAAGAATCTCAGGATTCTACTTTGAACCGCCTTATCACCATGGTTCAGGAAGCTCAGGATAAAAAGTCTCCTACACAGCTCTTAACAGATAAGTTTGAAAAATTTTATGTCCCGGGAGTTCTAATTTTAATAGTGCTTCTAAATTTTGCTTTCCTGGTAGTAGATGAATCCTGGCAGGATAGTTTTTATCGTTCCATGGCAGCTTTGGTAGCAGCAAGTCCGTGTGCTTTGGCTATTTCAACCCCTTCAGCAGTATTAAGCGGAATTGCCCGTGCGGCGAAAGGCGGTGTTCTCATCAAAGGAGGTAAGCCATTGGAAGATTTGGGAACCTTAAGAGCTTTGGCTTTTGATAAAACTGGAACACTAACAGAAGGGAAGCCGAAAATGACCGATATGGTACTTTTAAATGGTCTTTCTAATGATGAATTTCTTCAAAAAGTAATTGCTCTTGAAAGTTCGAGTAATCATCCTTTAGCTAAAGCAGTGGTGCGGGATGGTAAGACCAAAATGACAAAATTAAATGGTTTTCCTGAAGTTAAGAATTCCGAAGCTGTGCAGGGCAAGGGAATTAAGGGAACCGTAGATGGCGAAATGGTTCAGATAGGAAATTTAGAACTTTTTGAAGACGCTGGCATTCCTTCAGAAGTGGAGAAAAAAGTAAAGGATCTTGAGAAGGAAGGAAAAACAGTAATGCTTGTTCACAGCAATAATGAATTTAGCGGAATAGTGGCCCTGATGGATACGCCAAGAAAAGCGGCTAAGCCCACCCTCGCTAAACTGAAAAAGATAGGCATTCGAAAAATGATCATGCTTACCGGAGATAATCAGCAGGTGGCAAACGCTGTGGCTTCTGAGATCGGACTTACAGATGCGTATGGTAGTCTATTACCAGAAGAAAAAGTAGACCGAATCAAAAAACTTGAAAAAGAAGAATCGAAAATCGCTATGGTAGGCGATGGAGTGAATGACGCTCCTGCCATGGCGAATAGTACTGTGGGTATAGCCATGGGAGCTGCGGGTAGTGATGTTGCCTTGGAAACTGCTGATATAGCCCTGATGGCAGATAAACTCGAAATTCTTCCGTTTGCGATTGCTTTAAGCAGAAAGGCACAGCAGGTTGTAAAACAGAATTTATGGATTAGTCTCGGCGTTGTAGCGTTGCTTTTGCCGGCTACCATTTTTGGCTGGGCCAATATTGGGATCGCTGTAGTCTTTCATGAAGGTTCTACGATTGTTGTTGTTCTTAATGCCCTACGTTTGTTAGCATTTAAAGATAAGTATAGCAATATTTAA
- a CDS encoding metal-dependent hydrolase family protein, whose protein sequence is MKKLFTVIAAIFITSNLMAQDIYIHAGKLVDTKNGKVLNDKTIIISGDKIKRVEKGFVQPSSAEDSLIDLKNKTVLPGLTDMHVHLESETNPSKYLQRFTNNPADDAFNSIGFAEKTLMAGFTTVRDLGGSGINISLRDAINKGKVNGPRIFTSGKSLATTGGHADPTNGMNNAMVGDPGPKDGVVNSVEDARKAVRQRYKNGADLIKITATGGVLSVAKSSSNPQFFSEEIEEIVKTANDYGFHVAAHAHGDDGMQRAVKAGVKTIEHGTLMSEATMDLMKEKGAYLVPTITAGKEVTEKAEIENYYPELVVPKAREIGPKIQNTFSKAYKRGVLIAFGTDAGVFKHGENAKEFGFMVEAGMPEMEAIQVATIEPAKILNMEKESGQIAAGFYADIIAVDEDPTQNIKTMETVKFVMKEGKVYKNE, encoded by the coding sequence ATGAAAAAACTGTTTACAGTAATTGCGGCTATTTTTATTACCTCAAATTTAATGGCTCAGGACATTTATATCCATGCAGGAAAATTAGTAGATACTAAAAATGGAAAGGTATTAAATGATAAAACCATTATAATTTCAGGAGATAAAATTAAGAGGGTGGAAAAGGGCTTTGTGCAGCCGTCCTCTGCAGAAGACAGTTTAATAGATTTAAAAAATAAGACGGTATTGCCGGGACTTACCGATATGCATGTTCATTTGGAAAGTGAAACTAATCCTAGCAAGTATCTTCAGAGGTTTACAAATAATCCTGCAGATGATGCTTTCAATTCTATAGGTTTTGCTGAAAAAACACTGATGGCAGGATTTACCACCGTTAGAGATCTTGGAGGATCAGGAATTAACATTTCCCTTCGGGATGCTATAAATAAAGGAAAGGTAAATGGTCCAAGAATTTTCACTTCTGGGAAATCCTTAGCAACTACCGGGGGGCATGCAGATCCTACAAATGGAATGAATAATGCCATGGTGGGCGATCCGGGACCAAAGGATGGTGTGGTGAATAGCGTGGAAGATGCGAGAAAAGCAGTAAGGCAGCGATACAAGAATGGAGCCGATCTTATAAAAATCACTGCTACGGGAGGTGTTTTAAGTGTCGCAAAGAGTAGTTCCAATCCTCAATTCTTTTCAGAAGAAATAGAAGAAATTGTAAAAACGGCTAATGATTATGGATTTCATGTTGCTGCCCATGCTCATGGCGATGATGGAATGCAGAGAGCAGTAAAAGCAGGGGTGAAAACCATTGAACATGGTACTTTGATGAGTGAGGCTACGATGGATCTTATGAAAGAAAAGGGGGCATATCTGGTACCAACAATTACAGCGGGTAAAGAGGTCACCGAAAAAGCTGAGATCGAAAACTATTATCCGGAGCTGGTTGTTCCAAAAGCAAGGGAAATAGGGCCTAAAATTCAGAATACATTTTCAAAAGCATACAAAAGAGGAGTCCTTATCGCATTTGGAACCGATGCCGGAGTTTTTAAACATGGTGAAAACGCCAAAGAATTTGGATTTATGGTAGAAGCTGGAATGCCAGAAATGGAAGCGATACAGGTAGCTACTATAGAGCCAGCTAAAATTCTAAATATGGAAAAAGAGAGCGGACAAATTGCCGCAGGTTTTTATGCTGATATTATTGCGGTAGATGAAGATCCTACTCAAAATATTAAGACAATGGAGACTGTTAAGTTCGTGATGAAAGAAGGAAAAGTTTATAAGAATGAGTAA
- a CDS encoding dihydrofolate reductase: MLTMIAAAAENNALGKDNDLVWHLPDDFKRFKRLTSGHYIIMGRKTFESFPKLLPNRTHVIITRKKDYQPEGTIVVHSLEEAIKVSKLDEQPFIIGGGEIYKMGMEVANKIELTRVHGEFDADTHFPEINTNEWELIKEQFHEKDEKHDHSFTYLTYERK, encoded by the coding sequence ATGCTTACAATGATCGCTGCCGCGGCAGAAAACAATGCGTTAGGAAAAGACAATGACCTTGTTTGGCATTTGCCAGATGATTTCAAAAGGTTTAAAAGGCTTACTTCCGGCCACTATATCATTATGGGAAGAAAAACGTTTGAGTCATTTCCAAAGTTATTACCAAACCGGACTCATGTGATTATTACCCGAAAAAAGGATTATCAGCCGGAAGGAACTATTGTAGTGCATTCTCTTGAAGAAGCCATCAAAGTTTCTAAACTGGATGAACAGCCTTTTATTATAGGAGGCGGCGAAATTTATAAAATGGGAATGGAAGTCGCTAATAAAATCGAACTTACTCGAGTTCATGGTGAGTTTGACGCCGACACCCATTTTCCTGAAATTAATACAAATGAATGGGAACTTATAAAAGAGCAGTTTCATGAAAAAGATGAAAAGCATGATCACTCTTTTACCTATTTAACCTATGAGCGTAAGTAA
- a CDS encoding Fur family transcriptional regulator: MNEIEKVLQEHQVRPTAIRLLMYKFLRDRQVAVTLNDIESDFEMSERTTLYRTIKTFEKNGLVHQIDDGTGVAKYALDEPEIGSGSQDLHLHFHCTNCNETLCLTDHKIPHISLPKGFVTQDMNLVLKGICDRCNEN, from the coding sequence ATGAATGAAATAGAAAAAGTTCTGCAAGAGCATCAAGTGAGGCCTACAGCCATTAGACTTCTAATGTACAAGTTTCTTCGGGATAGACAGGTTGCAGTGACACTCAATGATATAGAATCAGATTTTGAGATGTCTGAACGCACTACTTTATACCGCACAATTAAAACTTTTGAAAAGAACGGTCTTGTTCATCAAATTGATGATGGTACGGGTGTTGCTAAATATGCCCTTGATGAACCTGAAATTGGATCGGGTTCTCAAGATCTTCATCTTCACTTTCACTGTACAAATTGTAATGAAACCCTTTGCCTTACCGATCATAAAATTCCCCATATAAGCTTGCCTAAAGGCTTTGTAACACAGGATATGAATCTTGTTTTAAAAGGTATCTGTGATAGATGCAATGAGAATTAA
- a CDS encoding pyridoxamine 5'-phosphate oxidase family protein — protein sequence MSTKNLYDDKAREKIKEIAEDVDFCMLVTNMDQKPLSAIPMSTKEVDDHGAVWFLSNANSEHNRNIEKDSDVQLLYSGTSDMEFLSIYGEAFIETNRDVIHELYSKADNAWFEGKDDPNITAIKVNPKEAYYWDNDESKMTTLFKLGMAAVSGNKQDIGEKGKLEL from the coding sequence ATGAGTACTAAAAATTTATATGACGATAAGGCCAGAGAAAAGATTAAAGAAATCGCAGAAGATGTAGATTTTTGCATGCTGGTTACGAACATGGATCAAAAACCTTTAAGCGCTATTCCAATGTCTACCAAAGAGGTAGATGATCATGGCGCAGTTTGGTTTTTAAGTAATGCTAACAGCGAGCATAACAGAAATATTGAAAAAGACAGTGATGTTCAGTTACTATACAGCGGAACATCAGATATGGAATTTCTGAGCATTTATGGAGAAGCATTTATTGAAACCAATCGTGATGTAATTCATGAATTATACTCGAAAGCAGACAATGCCTGGTTTGAAGGAAAGGATGATCCCAATATTACCGCAATTAAGGTAAATCCAAAAGAAGCTTACTATTGGGATAATGATGAGAGTAAAATGACAACGCTCTTTAAGTTAGGAATGGCTGCAGTAAGTGGTAACAAACAGGATATAGGAGAAAAAGGAAAATTAGAGCTATAA
- a CDS encoding 2TM domain-containing protein, with the protein MFSKKKNTSEVDYEQRELYENARKRAKQKKRLFQHFVVFLIGAVFLIVLNVVIGYQEDFKPLGYNWFVWAVLLWTLLFLIHFFNVFIVNSFMGKEWEAKQVDKLVKKQKEKIAQLREKVEREHPVNENRNTTEPTPPPKRISPEDPERPINS; encoded by the coding sequence ATGTTTTCTAAAAAGAAAAACACTTCCGAAGTAGATTACGAACAACGTGAGCTTTATGAAAATGCACGAAAAAGAGCCAAGCAAAAAAAGAGGCTTTTTCAGCATTTTGTGGTGTTTCTTATAGGAGCCGTGTTCCTAATTGTACTAAATGTAGTCATAGGTTATCAGGAAGATTTCAAACCTCTTGGATATAACTGGTTTGTGTGGGCAGTGCTCCTTTGGACGTTATTATTTTTAATCCATTTTTTCAATGTTTTTATAGTAAACAGTTTTATGGGAAAAGAATGGGAAGCAAAACAGGTAGATAAACTGGTAAAAAAGCAAAAAGAGAAAATTGCTCAACTTAGAGAGAAAGTGGAAAGAGAGCATCCTGTTAATGAGAACAGAAATACCACAGAGCCTACTCCTCCACCTAAAAGAATTAGCCCGGAAGATCCGGAAAGACCCATTAATAGTTAA
- a CDS encoding DegT/DnrJ/EryC1/StrS family aminotransferase: MKKIQMVDLKGQYQGIKNEVNQGMQEILEETSFINGPHVHAFQKELQEYLDVKHVIPCANGTDALQIAMMGLGLKPGDEVITADFTFAATVEVIALLQLTPVLVDVDPQTFNIDPEEIKKAITPNTKAIVPVHLFGQPANMDAIMEIAKEHNLYVIEDNAQAIGADYHLKDGKAKKAGTIGDIAATSFFPSKNLGCYGDGGAIFTNNDELAHTIRGIVNHGMYERYHHDVVGVNSRLDSFQAAVLRAKLKKLDLYNEARKEAALKYSEAFHGNEHIETPVTVGDCDTHVYHQYTLKIKNGKRDTLAKHLQEKEIPFGVYYPIPLHRQKAYLDERYNEDDFTVTNQLVQEVISLPMHTELEDDQIQYISETIINFLNK, translated from the coding sequence ATGAAAAAGATTCAAATGGTAGACCTTAAAGGTCAATATCAAGGTATAAAAAATGAAGTAAATCAAGGAATGCAGGAAATTCTGGAAGAAACTTCCTTTATTAATGGTCCTCACGTTCATGCATTTCAAAAGGAGCTCCAAGAATATTTGGATGTAAAGCATGTGATTCCTTGTGCCAATGGTACAGATGCGTTACAAATAGCGATGATGGGTCTGGGTTTAAAACCCGGGGATGAGGTGATCACTGCCGATTTTACTTTTGCTGCAACCGTTGAAGTTATTGCGTTGCTTCAGTTAACTCCGGTACTTGTAGATGTAGATCCTCAAACTTTTAATATAGATCCTGAAGAGATTAAAAAAGCCATTACGCCAAATACGAAGGCGATTGTTCCTGTTCATCTTTTTGGCCAGCCAGCCAATATGGATGCCATCATGGAAATAGCAAAAGAACATAACCTATATGTGATAGAAGATAATGCCCAGGCGATTGGAGCAGATTATCATTTAAAAGATGGAAAAGCTAAAAAAGCCGGAACCATTGGAGATATTGCGGCAACTTCTTTCTTTCCATCTAAAAATTTAGGATGTTACGGCGACGGTGGTGCGATATTTACCAATAATGATGAGCTTGCTCATACCATTAGGGGAATTGTAAATCACGGAATGTATGAACGTTACCATCATGATGTGGTGGGCGTTAATTCGAGATTAGATAGTTTTCAGGCTGCTGTTTTAAGAGCAAAACTTAAGAAACTTGATCTTTACAATGAAGCTAGAAAAGAAGCGGCCTTAAAGTATTCAGAAGCTTTTCATGGAAATGAGCATATTGAAACTCCGGTTACCGTTGGAGACTGTGATACGCATGTGTACCATCAGTATACATTGAAGATCAAAAATGGGAAAAGAGATACATTAGCGAAACATCTTCAGGAAAAGGAGATTCCATTTGGTGTTTATTATCCTATTCCGCTGCATCGTCAAAAAGCCTACCTGGATGAAAGATATAATGAAGATGATTTTACGGTAACCAATCAATTAGTGCAAGAGGTGATCTCATTGCCTATGCATACAGAACTGGAGGATGATCAAATTCAGTATATTTCAGAAACTATTATCAACTTCCTAAATAAATAA
- a CDS encoding XRE family transcriptional regulator: protein MGIPGSIEIKHFKEVREENNFTQSEFAALIGIKNSTADIERGRTKLSGKVVAELLRQFGINPLWLFGESGQKYLKISKGDVSPKVVTVDNADNENIVLVNQKAAAGYPHNVQDVEWYNQLPAFDIPLPEFRNATYRGFQIEGDSMLPDYRPGEWVMGKAVSSIEEASNNKVYVIVMYDSVLVKKLQKMPDPSKVLLISLNEEYLPLEINVHDIQEIWQVNSKLTFNLDNPSNNGLFQELQQSMNELKRELKSFKH from the coding sequence ATGGGCATACCTGGATCTATTGAAATTAAGCATTTTAAAGAAGTTCGCGAAGAGAACAATTTTACACAATCTGAATTTGCGGCCTTAATCGGGATTAAGAATTCTACAGCAGACATAGAACGTGGCCGCACCAAACTTTCAGGAAAAGTAGTTGCTGAATTACTTCGGCAATTTGGTATAAATCCGTTATGGTTGTTCGGAGAAAGTGGACAAAAGTACCTTAAAATATCCAAAGGGGATGTTAGTCCAAAAGTAGTAACTGTAGATAATGCCGATAATGAGAATATTGTTCTGGTGAATCAGAAAGCTGCAGCCGGATACCCTCATAATGTTCAGGATGTGGAATGGTATAATCAATTACCGGCGTTTGATATTCCTTTACCGGAATTTCGAAACGCAACCTATAGAGGTTTTCAAATTGAAGGGGATAGTATGTTGCCAGATTACAGACCTGGTGAATGGGTCATGGGGAAAGCAGTTTCGAGTATAGAAGAAGCCAGTAATAATAAAGTATATGTTATCGTAATGTATGATTCTGTATTGGTAAAGAAGCTTCAGAAAATGCCAGATCCCTCAAAGGTTTTGCTTATTTCTTTAAATGAAGAATATCTGCCCTTAGAGATCAATGTTCATGATATTCAGGAAATTTGGCAGGTAAATTCTAAACTTACTTTCAATTTAGATAATCCTTCTAATAACGGGCTTTTCCAGGAATTACAACAATCTATGAATGAGCTCAAAAGAGAATTAAAATCATTTAAACATTAA
- the fabD gene encoding ACP S-malonyltransferase, which yields MKAYVFPGQGAQFSGMGLDLYEKSPEAQELFNKANEILGFSITDIMFEGSAEDLKETKVTQPAVFLHSVILSKVGENFKPDMVAGHSLGEFSALVANGVLSFEDGLKLVSKRAQAMQKACELESSTMAAVLGLEDEMVESVCSETEGIVVAANYNCPGQLVISGAYDAVEKACENLKERGAKRAMILPVGGAFHSPLMEPARKDLAAAIENTQFNKPLCPIYQNVSTFAVNDPEEIKKNLVFQLTAPVKWTQSVQNMIKDGASEFIEVGPGKVLQGLVKKIDRSMNTSSAGLE from the coding sequence ATGAAAGCATATGTATTTCCGGGCCAGGGAGCCCAGTTTTCTGGAATGGGATTGGATCTTTATGAGAAGTCTCCCGAAGCCCAGGAACTGTTTAATAAAGCAAATGAAATTCTAGGATTTTCTATTACAGATATAATGTTTGAAGGTTCTGCGGAAGACCTTAAAGAAACGAAGGTTACACAACCTGCTGTTTTTCTACATTCCGTGATTCTTAGCAAAGTAGGAGAAAATTTTAAACCTGATATGGTCGCCGGCCACTCGCTGGGAGAATTTTCAGCGTTGGTTGCTAATGGCGTTTTGAGTTTTGAAGACGGACTTAAACTAGTTTCTAAACGTGCCCAGGCCATGCAAAAAGCATGTGAATTAGAATCCTCTACCATGGCTGCAGTTTTAGGACTTGAAGATGAAATGGTAGAATCTGTATGTTCAGAAACTGAAGGGATTGTAGTTGCGGCAAATTATAATTGCCCCGGGCAATTAGTGATTTCCGGAGCATACGATGCTGTAGAAAAAGCCTGTGAAAATCTAAAAGAAAGAGGAGCTAAAAGAGCGATGATATTGCCGGTTGGAGGTGCTTTTCATTCTCCTCTTATGGAACCGGCAAGAAAAGACCTGGCAGCAGCTATTGAGAATACTCAATTTAATAAACCTCTTTGTCCCATTTATCAGAATGTAAGCACTTTTGCGGTAAATGATCCTGAGGAGATCAAGAAAAATCTTGTTTTTCAATTGACCGCACCGGTAAAATGGACACAATCGGTTCAGAATATGATTAAAGATGGAGCTTCAGAATTTATTGAAGTTGGGCCCGGAAAAGTTTTACAAGGCTTAGTTAAGAAGATTGATAGAAGTATGAATACCTCTTCTGCTGGATTAGAGTAA
- a CDS encoding fructosamine kinase family protein — translation MSVSNLKNILQKITTDFGKELSGFSNLTGGDINEVFLIESGSEKFVVKINDSESFPGMFEAEKLGLEKLLAPSVIDVPKPLKTGYVDSYSYLLLEHKSAATKSSDFLEIFGEQLARLHQQTSESFGLEKDNYIGSLPQYNSYKDSAAEFYIEMRLKTQIKMADEKGFQLNVKNSFYKNCMNLIPSEPPALIHGDLWNGNYLVNSVGKPCLIDPAVAYAPREMDLGMMKLFGGFDKTLFHTYNEVFPLQENWEERIPLWQLYYLLVHLNIFGSGYKSQVASIIKKFS, via the coding sequence ATGAGCGTAAGTAATCTGAAAAACATTCTACAAAAAATTACCACCGACTTCGGAAAAGAACTCTCCGGCTTTTCCAATCTTACCGGAGGGGATATTAATGAAGTCTTTCTGATTGAAAGCGGCTCTGAAAAATTTGTAGTCAAAATAAATGATTCTGAAAGTTTTCCCGGAATGTTCGAAGCAGAAAAACTTGGCCTGGAAAAACTTTTAGCCCCTTCAGTTATAGATGTTCCAAAACCACTAAAAACCGGATACGTAGATTCGTATTCTTACCTCCTTCTTGAACACAAAAGTGCCGCTACAAAATCTTCAGATTTCTTGGAAATATTTGGAGAACAACTGGCAAGATTACATCAGCAAACTTCAGAATCTTTCGGTCTTGAAAAAGACAATTATATAGGAAGTCTTCCGCAGTATAATAGCTATAAAGATTCCGCAGCTGAGTTCTATATAGAAATGAGACTTAAAACTCAGATCAAAATGGCTGATGAAAAGGGCTTTCAGCTAAATGTAAAAAATTCCTTTTATAAGAATTGTATGAATTTAATTCCTTCTGAACCGCCCGCTCTTATTCACGGCGACCTCTGGAACGGGAATTATCTGGTGAATTCAGTCGGGAAACCCTGTCTCATAGATCCTGCAGTGGCTTACGCACCTCGTGAAATGGATCTGGGGATGATGAAACTATTCGGCGGATTTGATAAAACATTATTTCACACATATAACGAAGTTTTTCCACTTCAGGAAAATTGGGAAGAAAGAATCCCGCTATGGCAATTGTACTATTTATTAGTACACCTTAACATTTTTGGTTCAGGATATAAATCCCAGGTCGCTTCGATCATCAAAAAATTTAGCTGA